The DNA region GCCCTGCAGTTTCCTTCCAAGGTTCAGCCTAGCTAGAAAATGAACAGTAAGACATGGGCAGGAAGTTCATTCAGTTTCTTCTGTTGCCTCCCATATAAGGAGTGGAATAACAAGATAGATATACTGTCATGGTCCTTACATGCTCATCATCCACACCTTGTCACagggtgttttgtttttacctgctATCACCCTGTGGCCCACGTAGTGCTTGAAGGAGTTTAAGCATCAGTTGCTCAAACCCTTCTCTCAAAAAACCTGAGAATTCTTACTTAGCTttaggtctttttcttttcaaattttttttagctttagGTCATTTTAAACTAATATGTTTAAAAGTTTGCCTTCCTATAGTTTGCGGTATTGTTGAAGAGGTATAGAAGATTCCCTGTAACAAATGTCTCCTCTGCACATACATAACGAGTGTATGCTGAGAAGCAATAAGCAAACACATGCACCACTTGCAGGGAGGGCAACAGTGTGTGTCTGAGTTCCAAGTTCAAGTTAGTGCTTGATGGCCTCTGCTTCTGGTGGTTTTAAACTTGGCCTCTTATTCTAATTACTTGTAAAATTTGGCAGTTATTTCATTAGCTGATTTCCACATACATACCTCATACATTGATCATAAGTGATGTGGGAAGCAGAGTTGGAAACACTGATGCCACTTGGGGGGTTCTGTGATCCCATTCTGATTCCTAATCTGAGCCTGGACCTCATAGGCATCCATTTTAGGAAAGGACATGTTTTTGGTTGACCTTTGCCACAAGGTCCACATTGGCCAGACTCATGGGTCCATCAGGGTACAGAGCCCTCAGTGTGGAACCTACCCCCCCACACAgacattttttccctttgagcTATTCTAGTAACTGGTAGCATATAGTAttatagagaaaaaggaaatgggaTATAAAAAAATGCtagtatgtatttttctttttatgtggtAATTGTAAATGGCTCGGttgaaaaaattagtaaaatatatgGCTCTCCAAAGGTTAATAAGCTATATAATCCAATGGATCCTTACTACCCTTATTGAGAGTTAATATTTAACAAAACCGTGAACCACAAGTGAAGGGTGCTAATTTATCAGATACCAACCTTAGGTGTTATTTTCActaaactacttttttttttttttacgcaATTTATCCTTCATCCCAAAAAGGCTTTAATCATTTCATTGTTCAGATGTACTTTAATCATTTTCGGTGATTAAATGAAACTTTAATCAAATGAAACTTTAATCATTTCATTGTTCAAATATACTGAGGCATTAGGTGTATTCCCTTGGGATAACTCAGGCCCAGTTTTTGTGTGATTGACCTCAAGTTTAGGTTCCTCCAAAACATAGattatcagggaagcggatgtggctcaactgatagaggtctgcctaccatatggaaggtccagagttcgataccagggcctcctgacctgtgtggtaaactggcccacgtgcagtgttgctgcgtgcaaggagtgctgtgctgcataggggtgccccacgcataaggagtgtgcccctcaaggagagccgccctgcacgaaaaaagcacagcccgcccaggagtggcactgcatgcatggagagctgatgcagcaagatgacacaacaaaaagagacagattcccggtgccatctgacaagaatgcaagcagacacagaagaacacacagtgaatggacagagagagcagacaacggaggggggtggggggcagggcaggataaataaataaaaggaatcttttaaaaacaaaacatgcatTATTAGGCAGAGGAGGAAAAGTTGGGGGAAAGCACTTGCCCCTCTCCTTCCTGCTATACACAGCCCAGTGGCAGAGGCACACCTTGCATGAGCAAACAggcatttaaaagtatttttagtgTGCGTTCTTCCAGCTCCACTGCAGAACCTTGATTTTCCCCTACAGCATGTCCCCCTAAGGGGCAAGCCTCTTCATGTGTGCAATTACTTTCCCTTTCCTTTGGCTCTCTACAGGTGGTATCCATGCTTTGGCTCTACTTGTATTCCTCGGGTTCTCCTTCTTGCTCCCCAGAAGAGCAGTCTATTACTGTAGAGTCTTGACTGCAGGGTTTTCTGTTATAGGTGGGTGCCAGTTTTCAGTTAAAAAGCCTCAACTTAAGGGTCCCATCACAAGCTTAGCAGCACTGGGGGTAACATTCTGTTTCAGGGGTACTCTGGGTGCAGTGAGAgctcaaatttactttttttctgggAAAACTTTCATAATCCCATCCGCCTGCAGAGTTCTGTTGGCCAACTCTGGTTATTGATGAGGTCTTATTTCTTTAAGCAATTTCTATCCTTTTAATCTTACTATTGATTAAGCTTTATCTAGGGCCTTTTGTGTGCTGTGACTCATTGAGAAAAACCTGgtaatatttagaatttttctgTAGTGCATCCAGGCTAATAAGGAAATATATGAATAGAAGAACATTGTCATGTGATACTAAAATagtaatcttttttctttaacagaTGCAGCAGCTTTTTTATGAGAATTATGaacagaacaaaaaaggttacattagaGATCTCCATAACAGTAAAATTCATCGAGCCATCACATTACACCCCAACAAAAACCCACCCTACCAGTACCGACTTCACAGCTATATGCTTAGTCGCAAGATAGCTGAACTTCGTCATCGCACAATACAGCTCCACCGAGAAATTGTCCTGATGAGCAAATACAGTAATACTGAGATTCATAAAGAAGATCTGCAGCTGGGAATTCCTCCTTCCTTTATGAGGTTTCAGCCCCGCCAACGAGAGGAGATTTTGGAATGGGAGTTTCTTACTGGAAAATATTTGTATTCAGCTGCTGACGGTCAGCCCCCTCGAAGAGGGATGGACTCTGCCCAGAGAGAAGCATTGGATGACGTTGTCATGCAGGTCATGGAAATGATCAACGCCAATGCCAAGGCCAGAGGGCGCATCATTGATTTTAAGGAGATACAGTATGGCTATCGTCGTGTTAACCCTATGTATGGGGCTGAATACATCCTGGATCTGCTGCTCCTTTATAAAAAGCACAAAGGTAAGAAAATGACTGTTCCCGTGAGGAGGCATGCATATCTACAGCAGACCTTCAGCAAGATCCAGTTTGTGGAGCATGAGGAACTGGATGCCGAGGAACTGGCCAACAAAATTAACCAAGAATCTGGGTCCTTATCCTTTCTCTCAAATTCCCTGAAGAAGCTTGTTTCATTTCAGCTCCCCGGGTCAAAAAATGAGCACAAAGAacccaaagataaaaagataaatatattgaTTCCTCTCTCTGGACGTTTTGatatgtttgtgagattcatgGGAAACTTTGAAAAGACATGTCTTATCCCAAATCAGAATGTCAAGCTTGTTGTTCTGCTTTTCAATTCTGTCTCCAACCCTGACAAGGCTAAGCAAGTTGAACTAATGAGAGATTATCGCATTAAGTATCCTAAAGCTGATATGCAGATTTTGCCTGTGTCTGGAGAATTTTCCAGAGCGCTAGCCCTTGAAGTAGGATCTTCCCAGTTTAATAATGAATCCTTACTCTTCTTCTGTGACGTTGACCTCGTGTTTACTACAGAATTCCTCCAGCGATGTCGCGCAAATACGGTTCTAGGTCAGCAAATATATTTCCCAATCATCTTCAGCCAGTACGATCCAAAGATTGTTTATAATGGGAAAGTTCCCAGTGACAACCATTTTGCCTTTACTCAAAAAACTGGCTTCTGGAGAAACTATGGGTTTGGCATCACTTGTATTTATAAGGGAGATCTTGTCCAAGTAGGCAGCTTTGATGTTTCCATCCAAGGCTGGGGTCTCGAGGATGTGGACCTTTTCAACAAAGTTGTTCAAGCAGGTTTGAAGACGTTCAGAAGCCAAGAAGTAGGAGTAGTCCACGTCCATCATCCTGTCTTCTGTGACCCCAATCTTGATCCCAAACAGTACAAAATGTGCTTGGGGTCCAAAGCAGCCACATATGGGTCCACACAACAGTTGGCTGAAATGTGGCTGGAAAAAAACGATCCAAATTACAGTAAAAGCAGCAATAATAATGGTTCAGTGAGGACAGCCTAATGTCCAGCTCTGCTGGAATAGACACTtttaattatctaatttatttttaaaagatttttttgtaTGATCAGTTTTTGAAGTCCATACAAGGatatattttacatgtggtttGCTTACAAAGGACTCTACTTTAAGATTAAGATTGAGCTATTTGAACAAAAATGTCATCAGTGTTTGCCTTTGAACACATCTTGCTGAATGTTATGTAGCAGACCTGCTTAATCATGACTTGAAACATACCTGATGAACAAAGCttttttacatttccttttccAATCTCCTTTGTTACAGTCCTATGGCAGAAAACTTTGGATGTTCCTGCAAAGTATTATTATAACAGAACACCGTCACACTGGCACATGTTCTGTTGTGACT from Dasypus novemcinctus isolate mDasNov1 chromosome 3, mDasNov1.1.hap2, whole genome shotgun sequence includes:
- the CHSY1 gene encoding chondroitin sulfate synthase 1, which produces MAARGRRAWLSVLLGLVLGFVLASRLVLPRASELKRAGPRLRASPEGCRPGLGAASQAGGARTDAHGAHLWPHGLAPDGGPRDRNFLFVGVMTAQKYLQTRAVAAYRTWSKTIPGRVEFFSSEGSDISIPIPIVALRGVDDSYPPQKKSFMMLKYMHDHYLDKYEWFMRADDDVYIKGDRLESFLRSLNSSEPLFLGQTGLGTTEEMGKLALEPGENFCMGGPGVIMSREVLRRMVPHIGKCLREMYTTHEDVEVGRCVRRFAGVQCVWSYEMQQLFYENYEQNKKGYIRDLHNSKIHRAITLHPNKNPPYQYRLHSYMLSRKIAELRHRTIQLHREIVLMSKYSNTEIHKEDLQLGIPPSFMRFQPRQREEILEWEFLTGKYLYSAADGQPPRRGMDSAQREALDDVVMQVMEMINANAKARGRIIDFKEIQYGYRRVNPMYGAEYILDLLLLYKKHKGKKMTVPVRRHAYLQQTFSKIQFVEHEELDAEELANKINQESGSLSFLSNSLKKLVSFQLPGSKNEHKEPKDKKINILIPLSGRFDMFVRFMGNFEKTCLIPNQNVKLVVLLFNSVSNPDKAKQVELMRDYRIKYPKADMQILPVSGEFSRALALEVGSSQFNNESLLFFCDVDLVFTTEFLQRCRANTVLGQQIYFPIIFSQYDPKIVYNGKVPSDNHFAFTQKTGFWRNYGFGITCIYKGDLVQVGSFDVSIQGWGLEDVDLFNKVVQAGLKTFRSQEVGVVHVHHPVFCDPNLDPKQYKMCLGSKAATYGSTQQLAEMWLEKNDPNYSKSSNNNGSVRTA